CTAAGGCAAGAAATACTCAAGTATATCAGATACACTGCTTGAAAGGTTAAGATGAGGACAAGTGACTTTGACAAGGAGCAGTTTCAAAGGGACCATGGAAGCTGGActgtaatgaaaaaatataaacaactccTTAGAGAATTTTTACGGGGAAAGGTAATAGAGAAATGGATGATAACTGAAAAAGAATGTGGAATTCaagagagttttctttcttttttaattttaagatgggAGCTTTTAGAGTACATTTGTATGCTGCTGGAAATGATCCGATAGAGATAGACAtggttatttaattttgtttgcatttccaaGTATTAGAAAGCTTATTGATTGtattacattatctttttttttttaagatttttaattttttttttgacagaatacaagcaggggagcggcaggcagacggagagggagaagcaggctccctgcctagcagggagccggatgtggggctcgatcccaggatcatgacctgaggcggaggcagacacctaacgactaagccacccaggcgcccctattttaagatttttttatttgcttgacatagagagagagaatgcacaagcagggggagtggcaggcagaggaagagggagaagcaggcNNNNNNNNNNNNNNNNNNNNNNNNNNNNNNNNNNNNNNNNNNNNNNNNNNNNNNNNNNNNNNNNNNNNNNNNNNNNNNNNNNNNNNNNNNNNNNNNNNNNtattttaagatttttttatttgcttgacacagagagagagaatgcacaagcagggggagtggcaggcagagggagagggagaagcaggctccccgccaagcagggagcctgatgtggcactcgatcccaggaccccgggaccgtgacctgagccgaaggcagatgcttaatgactgagccacctaggctcccctttattatattatcttttaaagattacAGTAATTGTCCTTAGTACTCCTATTCATGTAGTTTTGTGGCAAgaggttgtttttttggtttgggggaggtttttttggattttatttgacagagacatagcgagagaggaaacacaagcgggggagtgggagagggagaagcaggttcccgctgagcagagagctggacatggggctcgatcccaggaccctgggatcatgacctgagccaaggcagatactcaaccaactgagacacccaggtgcctccattttgtattctttttttttctttacttatgaTGCATAGTATGgatccaggttcattctttttgCATACGGATATCcagttccagcaccatttgttgaaaaggctatatTTTCTCCACTTCATGCCATTGTGTCTTTGTCAGgatcagttgaccatatgtgtgtgggtttatttatggactctattctgtcccattgatctctTTGGCCTTCTTTATGTCAATATCATGCTGTTGTAATTACTACCAGTTTatgataaattttgaaatcaggtagttaGTGTtagtcctccagttttgttttttttcagggTTCTTTTGCTATTCTATCCTAGATCCTTTGTGTTTCCAGTATAtgaatagtatttattttatttatttatgttttccacatgaattttagagtcagcttgtcattttcttttttttttttttaagattttatttatttatttgagagagaatgagagacagagagctcgagagggaagagggcagagggagaagcagaccccccgctgagcagcgagtccgatgtgggactcgatcccgggactccaggatcatgacctgagccgaaggcagtcgcttaaccaactgagccacccagtNNNNNNNNNNNNNNNNNNNNNNNNNNNNNNNNNNNNNNNNNNNNNNNNNNNNNNNNNNNNNNNNNNNNNNNNNNNNNNNNNNNNNNNNNNNNNNNNNNNNaaaaaaaaaaaaaaaaaacagctctgtGGGTCTTCTGGAGATCAGGTTTGGATTATGTTGAATCTACagattaattttaacaatattgaattttcCAACCCCAAACAGAGTATCTCTCTCCAATTatataaatcttctttaattttcttggtaatattttgtagtttttagtgtataggtctttttctcctttatgataTTACctgtggttattttttattttgcaatgcagtttcaattttttaattaattaaaattaattttaattcttaaattttagttttttattgctaatatgtagaaatacagttgatttttgtataatgaTTCTTTGTCCTCCAAACTTGAtgagttcatttattagttctagtagctttttaaaaaattctgtcagattttctacataaccAAAGGTTATCAAACTTTAACTGCTGTTTTACTAATTTCTTAAGGTGGAGTGAAAGGTCATCAATTtaagacttttcttcttttttaaaatatatattcagtgctGTAAATGCTCATATGAGTGCCACGATAGCAGGCCTTCAGAAATTGTAACATGTTATGTGTATTCAGTTCagaatactttctaatttcttttttcagtccTTCTTTGACCCAGGggttatttaaagattttatttattagagagagagagagagcatgagctggaggggaagcagccttccctctgagcagggagccaaatgtggggcttgatcccaggaccctgagatcatgacctgagctgaaggcagatgcttcttcaactgagccacccaggtgccctgacctaGGGGTTATTCAGATGTGTGTTAATTAGTTTGTGGTCGCAGAGCACACTTTTATGACTTCAGTCCTTTTGACTGACTCcttttattacaatttattttatgaccCAAAATATAGTCTCTTTTGGTAAGTGTTCCGTGGATACTTGAGAAGAATGGTGGTGTTCCAGTCTAgtatatccttgctgattttctgcctatTGAAATCTCAGACTAAAACTGTGAATTTGCCTGTTTCTCTGTAATTCTATCgatttttgtttatgtatttttgaacCTATTAATAGATGCATAAACATTTAGGTTTGTTATGCTTCTTTTAATTCACCCttctatcattataaaatgacctAATTTACTGCTGCTAATgttttttgctttgaaatctattttgtctcgtattaatatagccactctggCTCAGCGTTCTTTTGTCAAGTTGTTAGTGTGGTCTGTCATATTtctggccttttaaaaaatttgtgtcTTTAcacttaaagtatatttttttaataggtgGCATAGAGTTGGGTCTTCCTTTTTCATCCACTTTGACAGTCTGCCTTTTAATTGAGGCTGTTAGagcattttcatttaatgtgattattgaggTAGTTGATTTGAATCTGTCATCGAATTGTTTGACTTCCAtttgtcttttctgctttttgctcctattctcctttttctgctttcttttaaattaatcaagGAATCTTTatgatttagttttatttatgtgagtatgtatatgtatgtattttgcttACTCTAGCTATTACTCTTTAGTTGTGCTATTTTAGTGATTAGGGTTTAAAGTATATGACTTAAGCATCACAGTCCACCTTTGAGTAATGTTATGCCCCATCATAGTAGTTTAAGAAAACTATAATAGCTtacttccatttcttctctcctagCCAGATTCTTCTGGGTCTGTGGGattatagttttcattatttagaaaggtttggttcatttttccttttcttttttaaagattttattcatttatttgagagaaggtgAGTGAGAGTGTACGAGCGGGGGacggggcagggcagagggagaagcagactccccagtaagcagggagtctgacacgggacttgatcccaggaccctgagatcatgacctgagctgacggcagacacttaaccgactgagccacccaggcacccctaaaatatcttttatattgaagtcattcaatatatatttgtttaaagcaTGAGTGAGTGAATGTGAAAGCACACAGTCCTTTATATGCAAAAAGTagtcacatattttatttctttttttttttaaagattaattatttgagagaaagagagcatgagtggggggtgggagagaagaacagaggggaaggcgggggaagaatctcaagcagactccgtgctgagtgtggagcccgacgtggggctcgatcccacaagtctgagattatgacctatgccgaaaccaagagttggatgcttaaccaactgagccacctaggtgccctatatattttatttgtttttgttttttctctgatgTAGATTCTACTAATTTACTAAAAATCCAGGATGTGAttctttcatataaaaaattagtagaacttaaaaaaaatcagtgtaaacaacttaaaagaaaaaataaagaaatggaaaataaggtTAATGGACTACAAAAGGAGctatcagaaacaaaagagttgAAATTGCAGTTGGAGCATCAAAAAGTGAAATGGGAACAAGAACTTAGCGATTTGAGGTATGACATCTTggttttaaggaaatatttgaactatttaccttttttttttttttttaataggctccacagccaatgtggggcttgaactcacagctgtgaggtcaagagtcgcatgctctaccaactgagccagccaggtgccccttgaactATTTCCTTTTGTACTACAGATGTGTAGGAGAAGTTTGATAATTGCTAACTTACCTTCTGGAACTTTTATAGGGAAGAAAACGTCTTTAGTAGTGTGAAGTATGAGattcttcaaaataattcagCAAGTTCTTGACAGTGAATACTTCTACTGataatttaatgtatatttcaAATCATAATTTTAATGACCATATAGAAGTCCACCATATGGAATCTTCATTATTTAACAAATTGAATAttggttattttccatttttctatactTTAGTTAATCCTGTAAGGAATGTCTTTTATATAAACCTGTTTCTAAAATTCTGGTTACTTACTTGGAATAAATTCTTCAATATCGTATTGTTTgcttaaagtataaaaatttttaaagaaggtctttgatcctatttttaaattgttctctgggaagtttatattaatttatatgccCATCAAGAGAGTATGAAATGGCCATTTATCTCAAgatgggaaaaattttaaaaatttattcagttttaaaCATATGCAgcgattaaaaagtaaaatggaaaatgattacTGCTAAGTTTTTTCAAAATCTCTCTTATAAAATTAATCCAAAAGTCCATGCTGTAAGCACATATGACTCTTTATTGTTTACTTAATTAATATGGATCCTGTGTTCTAAAAGGGGTTttcaaatgatttataaaatggataataggggtacctgggtggctcagttggttaagggtctgccttcggctcagatcatgatcccagggtcctgggattgagccccatctccagatctctgctcggcggggagcctacttctccctctccctctgcctgctgctccctctgcttgtgctctctctccctgtcaaataaataaataaaatatttaaaaatgtaaaatgaataatCAACAAGGTAAATTGAGAATATTGCagaagaagaaacataaaatgtataGGGCCACAGATACTAGACTCCCCAGCCTAGTCCTGGATCACAGTAATCTGCAGGTGTATGTTGTGTAAATGACATCTGCAGATGCTGTCTTAATACTGCAAATTATTTTTGGAGGTACCTGTGATGTTTTGTGAAGTAGAAATTTACTTCTATAGggaatttataaacttttttataaAGAGCAACTTCTCCTTTTAATTAGTAACTAACTTATCTGTTCTAATGGAGGAGTAATTATGACTATATGgggaaaatgataatatttaattctaactttcttgaataatttcaaaattcctTTCTCTACAATATCTACCAGAGTTAGTACTAAAACTTATTACTAAGCTGCATAATGCTTTCTCATTGCTTCTTTTCAACTATATATATCTTTTGGAAGAGATTGAAGTGAGAAAGTAAACATGAGCccgagaaaggaaaaaaattgagaacataGAAATTTCATTTGGATAATAAACCAACATATGTGGAACCAGAtcataaaatgaactttttattacttacaaaacattttaaaataagcacattTATTTGCAGATTTAGcgtcaaacaagaaaaagaaaaaagaagaaatgctgataaattatatgaaaaaatgagGGAgcaattcagagaaaaagaagagcagtatAATAAAGAAGTTGAAATGAAACAACAACTTGAACTTCGTCTTGCAACAGTAGGTGCGGAATtgaggactgtgagaaataatttggATCAGGTAAATCTTTGATAAAAATTGCATATTtctgggggcggagcaagatggaggaggagtaggagacctggatttcgtctcctctcaggaattcagctggattgggatcaaaccattctgaacacctacaaactcaacaggagatcgaagaaaagaagagcaacaactctctcatcagaaaagcgaccactctctggaaggtaggacgtgcggagaagtgaatccgaggcgatattcggaaggatagacggctggggaggggcctccgtcggccgcttctggcaagtgatagagccacggagcacaaaatcggaacttttaaaagtctgttccgctgagggacgtcactctggtggctaagcggggggtcgaaccctccgggacagtgtggtctcaggaccctcggggtcacagaaagaccgggggtgcctgagtgtggcagagctcccaggtaacggagcagggaagccggctgcagaggcggagcccagggtcgggctctcagctcggggttgccataaactgatccgcggcacagtcgagcccctgctcctccagcagggacccaacaagcggcagatccggggagactcaccttcctcccccgggaggagccgcgcgggagtgcaccgcagggatctgctgggtttggagactccacccgcggtcgggtgccagagatagaaacgcgcggtcacaggtcgggtgagcacagagtgcggctggagaccggggagacgggagtgactgacggcttttctctgggggctcactgagaagcagggccccgagttctcggctcctccgaggcggagattgggaggccgccattttcactctccacctccaaagctgtacggaaagctcgcagggaacaaaagccccggagagcaaacccgagcagattacttagctgggagggggcaagggcggggcaattccgcctccagcagagacatttggaaaccacagcaacaggcccctccccagaagatcagcgagaacagccagccaaggccaagtttaccgatcaatgagaacggcagaactccagcgctaggggactactgcacatagaattcatggcttttttaccatgattctttagtctttcaaagttaattttttttttaactgtctttttttctttttgaatttttctttttccctttttcaaccaacatcttatcaatccctttttttaaaaaaaacatttttatttttcatttttagagtcatattctatcccttcatagtagttacccgtatttttggcttatatatataagttgttctctctttaaaattttgagatagtttcttctaacagcttaaaatataccctaaatctctagtatatggtgttttctattcccctgcctgatcacatcctctccctttttttttctttttttaaatcctcttctttcttttttcaaacaacttcttatcaattccttttataaaattttttataatttccatctttacagtcatattccatcccttcatcatatcaacccttatttttgtacatatataagtttttctt
This region of Neomonachus schauinslandi unplaced genomic scaffold, ASM220157v2 HiC_scaffold_863, whole genome shotgun sequence genomic DNA includes:
- the LOC123323786 gene encoding ankyrin repeat domain-containing protein 26-like; its protein translation is MENKVNGLQKELSETKELKLQLEHQKVKWEQELSDLRFSVKQEKEKRRNADKLYEKMREQFREKEEQYNKEVEMKQQLELRLATVGAELRTVRNNLDQVNL